From one Candidatus Nanopelagicales bacterium genomic stretch:
- a CDS encoding sucrase ferredoxin, giving the protein MTVDSPRCSVVSGALEEPLAATAPLARAWLVLEQPGPWGPKALLASRLPAGLGPLLAEASADTGTTVVLARRPGRHADDHGEMRAPRRFWVAHTAPGQVSLRSGTLEDPRTLADWDLAALAAGDLPPVGVPDLRPVLFVCTNGRRDLCCALAGRDLVDDLADDPALRDRVWEVSHLGGHRFAPTVLLLPTGAVYGRLDPESARDVLARADEGVLARTGYRGRTALPRPAQAAEIAVRDVAGVAGLDDLVTRPAPEGPGAPDGEQRHLVEHRDGRAWEVRVAAGELDPPRPESCGKPPVTQQAWRAVSVRPLA; this is encoded by the coding sequence ATGACGGTCGACTCGCCGCGCTGCTCGGTGGTCTCCGGGGCGCTGGAGGAGCCGCTGGCCGCTACCGCGCCGCTGGCCCGGGCCTGGCTGGTCCTCGAGCAGCCGGGGCCCTGGGGACCGAAGGCGCTGCTCGCGAGCCGGCTGCCCGCCGGGCTCGGTCCGCTGCTGGCCGAGGCGTCGGCCGACACCGGGACCACGGTCGTGCTGGCCCGCCGCCCGGGCCGGCACGCCGACGACCACGGCGAGATGCGAGCACCGCGCCGCTTCTGGGTCGCACACACGGCACCCGGGCAGGTCTCCCTGCGCTCCGGCACGCTCGAGGACCCCCGCACGCTGGCGGACTGGGACCTGGCCGCGCTCGCCGCCGGCGACCTGCCGCCGGTGGGCGTCCCCGACCTGCGGCCGGTGCTGTTCGTCTGCACCAACGGTCGACGGGACCTGTGCTGTGCCCTCGCGGGGCGCGACCTGGTGGACGACCTGGCCGACGACCCCGCCCTGCGCGACCGGGTCTGGGAGGTGTCCCACCTGGGCGGCCACCGGTTCGCCCCGACGGTGCTGCTGCTGCCGACGGGCGCCGTGTACGGGCGGCTGGACCCGGAGTCCGCGCGGGACGTGCTGGCGCGCGCGGACGAGGGCGTTCTCGCCCGTACCGGCTACCGCGGCCGCACCGCCCTGCCCAGGCCGGCGCAGGCCGCCGAGATCGCCGTACGCGACGTCGCCGGCGTGGCCGGTCTCGACGACCTGGTCACCCGGCCGGCGCCGGAGGGTCCGGGCGCACCCGACGGGGAGCAGCGCCACCTCGTCGAGCACCGCGACGGTCGGGCCTGGGAGGTCCGGGTCGCAGCCGGCGAGCTCGACCCCCCTCGGCCGGAGTCCTGCGGCAAGCCGCCGGTCACCCAGCAGGCCTGGCGCGCGGTGTCCGTACGCCCCCTGGCGTAG
- a CDS encoding HAD-IA family hydrolase — MTALVLDFGGPVLLTPFELRGVGERSAGLPPGSLAWTGPFDPAADEDWRVFQDGGMTERQYWQRRVDEFAALTGEPPKFPRLFYHLFHGSEEELVRPGALSLMREAKAAGIPVGALTNDLTAFHDQEWLDRMTVLREFDVLVDGRTEGVLKPDPRSYRIVLERLGVPAEGTVFVDDQPVNLRGAVEVGLTPVLLDPTDPKPAFDEARRLLGLA, encoded by the coding sequence GTGACGGCCCTGGTCCTGGACTTCGGCGGCCCGGTGCTGCTGACCCCGTTCGAGCTGCGAGGGGTGGGGGAGCGTTCGGCGGGCCTGCCGCCGGGGTCGCTGGCATGGACCGGACCCTTCGACCCGGCCGCCGACGAGGACTGGCGGGTGTTCCAGGACGGCGGCATGACCGAGCGACAGTACTGGCAGCGCCGGGTCGACGAGTTCGCGGCGCTGACCGGCGAGCCGCCGAAGTTCCCCCGCCTCTTCTACCACCTGTTCCACGGCTCCGAGGAAGAGCTGGTCCGGCCCGGGGCGCTCTCACTCATGCGCGAGGCCAAGGCGGCCGGGATCCCCGTGGGCGCGCTGACCAACGACCTCACGGCGTTCCACGACCAGGAGTGGCTGGACCGGATGACGGTCCTGCGAGAGTTCGACGTGCTCGTCGACGGTCGCACGGAGGGCGTCCTCAAGCCGGACCCGCGGTCCTACCGGATCGTGCTGGAGCGGCTGGGCGTGCCCGCGGAGGGCACGGTGTTCGTCGACGACCAGCCCGTCAACCTGCGCGGGGCGGTGGAGGTGGGGCTCACCCCCGTCCTGCTGGATCCGACCGACCCGAAGCCGGCGTTCGACGAGGCCAGGAGGCTGCTCGGCCTCGCCTGA
- a CDS encoding fumarylacetoacetate hydrolase family protein, translating to MRAVAVAIEVARRDGRTLPAPALGRPLTLPEAYAVQRLRTSERTGRGERVVGWKLGYTSAAMRAQMGIDSPNHGPLTDAMLRDSGACVPDSAVQPRVEPEVALVLGRDLPGPATPEQAAAAVLRARAALEVVDSVWQDYRFTLEDNTADGSSAAYVVLGGELSTEGLDRVEAVLTRNGEEAGSGRGSDVMGHPLAALAWLAGALAEQGVVLRAGDVVITGGLTAAVPLEPGDGVRARIGSATVTVRRDPVAHRSITDPVPEEETT from the coding sequence GTGCGGGCCGTCGCGGTCGCGATCGAGGTCGCGCGTCGCGACGGCCGCACGCTCCCCGCGCCGGCCCTCGGGCGGCCGCTGACGCTGCCGGAGGCGTACGCCGTGCAGCGCCTGCGCACCTCTGAGCGCACCGGTCGCGGCGAGCGGGTCGTGGGGTGGAAGCTGGGCTACACCTCCGCCGCCATGCGCGCCCAGATGGGGATCGACTCGCCCAACCACGGTCCGCTCACCGACGCGATGCTGCGGGACTCCGGTGCCTGCGTCCCGGACAGCGCCGTCCAGCCCCGGGTCGAGCCGGAGGTCGCGCTGGTCCTCGGCCGCGACCTGCCCGGCCCTGCGACGCCGGAGCAGGCCGCGGCCGCGGTGCTGCGGGCCCGGGCCGCGCTCGAGGTGGTGGACTCGGTGTGGCAGGACTACCGGTTCACGCTGGAGGACAACACCGCCGACGGCTCGTCCGCGGCGTACGTCGTCCTCGGCGGCGAGCTGTCGACGGAGGGACTGGACCGGGTGGAGGCGGTGCTGACCCGCAACGGCGAGGAGGCCGGCAGCGGTCGGGGGAGCGACGTCATGGGGCACCCGCTGGCGGCGCTGGCCTGGCTGGCCGGCGCCCTCGCGGAGCAGGGCGTCGTCCTGCGGGCCGGGGACGTCGTCATCACCGGTGGGCTGACCGCGGCGGTCCCGCTGGAGCCGGGGGACGGGGTGCGGGCCCGGATCGGGTCTGCCACGGTGACCGTGCGGCGTGACCCCGTCGCCCATCGATCCATCACTGACCCCGTTCCCGAGGAGGAGACGACGTGA